The Magnolia sinica isolate HGM2019 chromosome 11, MsV1, whole genome shotgun sequence DNA window ttcttttcttcatcatcaacaccTTGTTCAGGCCAATGTACAAAAAGATGACTTTGTCCCTCCGCCAACAACATTTTTGCAAGCTCCATCTAGCAATCAACAATCAAGATAATGAAGGCAATGAGATTGTTATCAAAGTAGAACTTTTGACAATCTGGCCTTGATAGACCATCTTAaagtcaccattgaaaacttggctGGATCATCATCCTCCGCCACAAGTAACTAGTGAGAATTTCGATATAAAGATAAcatgaagtgggccaccattcattcatcaatctcACCGTTTGTTCCAATATACCTGAAAAGTGTTGAGAAAAGAGACGAGCCCTTGAGAAGAGATTGAGCAAGATCTCAATGTTGAATtagctcttttatttctttctacatCTGCACAACAAAAGGTCAAGTCATCTATGTTTAGGCCATAGAAACTTTGGCTCTCTAAATGCCAAACaattttgaatccaaaaatcaaaaattggatttgggttttgaatttctgcagttgaggccctaggaatttaaaaccccaaaatgaaagttaccgttttctagcattggagagccaaattcaaagaaacaaaacaacCAAATGCCATTTCAAAGTCATCTtccagaaagaaaggaaaaaaggaaaagaaaagaaaaatccactTGAGTTCTTTGGAATCCGTACCATAAAGCTTGAGTTGTGTTTCAAGATCACGGATCCCACCCGAATAACCTCCACTACTGCCATCGGGCTGTTTATCAATCAACTGCCTCCTTTTCTTGGTCATCGTTTCTTCAACAATTCAACTCAACaaacataaaaatactatcaaacagatcccaaaccaatttccaaagaaacccaacttcaattcaatgaaatcgtcaatgaaaacagagaattctgcatgaaaaaaaaaaaaaacactaaaaaataaACCTTTTTCTATGGCACTCTTGCTTTGCACCAAGGCCTCATCTCTTTTGGTAAGCTTCCACgtcaaattaatgtgtatgataaccatcaATCATTTTTCAGCAATGATCCACGTCAAATGTCTACTTTACACACACAACACAATCAGATAATGATATTCAGACAATCACTGTAAGAGTATCTTCAATTACAGCTACAAGACCATTTGTGTCTAGGTCCCATAAAGTGAGAACATCTTCTGTACCACGTGTCAGTGAAATTGCGGTGAATTGTGATAATGTTTTCTTGGAAAATGGTTCTCCTACCTTTTGACAAAgaggatctgaaaaaaatgggtaTGATTTGAGGAAACAAATAGAAAACTACTAGAGTTCTATGGCAAAGATGTTCCTGACAGTGTAAGAGGGAGTAGAAAATATATACAACTTCCTTATTTTGTCTCCAGAAAAGAATAATGTGAAGGAAAAAACATGGGTTGGATTGCTTCTCTTGGTTTTGTATCTCGAGTCTTTCACTTGTCTCAACTTAACTTACCATTGCATAAGCTTAGCTTTGCAGGTTGtgttcataaaaagaaaaaagaataaaaggaaCCAAAGCCAAACATGATTAGATGGAGTAAACTGAAATGAACATAACAAGGAACTAGATTCAGTAAGCACTGAGTTTTCAGCAGATGGCTTGAAGATGGATAAAACAATGAGCCAGGGCCACATAATGCAGCTCATTACAATGTACATAGGACATACTGAATCTATCCAACTGAAGTTTGAAAGGGCAATCACCATATCATCAGTGCAAGACCAAtgagaaaacaatagagattggacaTTGGAATAAAAATATGCCCATCCTCTTTTAGAACAACTAAAGAACCAAGATGGCATGGCAGTTGGAACAGTTATTTTAGCCTAATGCTGATTGTCTACAACCAATCATAGGTAGTCAGCCTTTAACAGTGTCAAAGGCAGTCAGCCTAATGCTGCAAAAGAATTTGGTCAGCTCCCAGCTGAGCATGACAGAGAAAATACTCATCAATGTATTAACAGTAAGGTTCTAAAAGGCAATTATACGAGTGAAGCACTCAACTGCTACAAGGGAATGGAAGCTTTTGAGTTCTTCCAGCTTATTCCGTAGATACATATGCTCCAAATATCAATCTTATGGTAAAAGATGATTACAAACTTGTAAAAAAAAGTTCCACATGAATTTATATccgaaagaatgaaagaaagacgACTTTTAGTTATCATGAAACACAATGGAACCACATGTTCCTACTTCCAGCATTCTGAAAACTTCCACATGatttcattaagaaaattttagatttaaccaAGAGttgaaaaaaggaaggaaaaaaaaaaaatcaatttagtcACAATTCAGTCGAGACTTGTTTAAGATTCAGTCCACTTGACTAGTCAAAACTAATAAaacttgaaaaaagaaaactcGACAAAACTTGAATCTGCTCGCAATGTCTCAAAAACAAGAAAACCTAAATAGGAAATAGAGattaaaacattacaaagaaCAACAACCTCACTTAGAACCATAGATTTTCTATCAACTGTTTCATGTTTTATTTCTTCGTTATCCAAACATCTCTTCCACTCCATGAAAAATTCtactatcacccaaatagagaACACTGAGTGAACTGCTATACTGACAACTAATAGTATCAAATCCATGGAAGCTTATGAGCATGCAAGAACCCAGTTTAAAGAAAGAGACGACTGCACCAATATAATCAAGAGGGCAATCAATACAGTACAAACATTCCATAATTTCAGGAAAAGTAGGATGATCATAGAGTACAATATCAATTCAAGTTCTTCAGATATGAAAGATGCACATGCCATTTTGAAGAAATTCCAGAAagattaatgattaaaaaaaaaaaaaaaaaaacattatacaTCTATACCCACAACCATACGCTCAAAACTTTGTTGTGCTAGATTTCAAAAAGGCAAAAGACATTACATAATTTCTTAACGAAATGTACACTTGGAATAGTATCTCACCTGGTAATGCAAGTCCCTGAAGAAAGGGAACAaatactcaaaaaaaaaaagcaaaacatGAGAATAATATTGTCAGAATACAGTATTGGACTCTGAATTTATTTACATCAACAGTGATGAAAACAAGTTCAGCAGTTACTTCTGGCCAACGAATTTCTAaattcaaacacaaacaaaacCATTTTCTGATGATCTTTTGGAGTGTATATGAATCATGAAAAAGAGAGTTATGGAAGCCTATGGTTTAAAAAGGCGTGAGGCAAAGGCAAGCCATAAGCCTCATGATAACCTTTTCTTTCTAATTTGATTAGGAAATTGAAGAAAAATAGCAATAATAAATTAAAGAAGATTGGAATTAAAGTTTAAAATAATTTGCATAACCATCAACCTCATGTGAGAATGCACACAAAACATATATATGGGTACAAGCAACTGCACTTTTACCCaacattttttagtttttttaatggcAATATAATGGCAACATAACTTTTATTGAAGAAACGAACAAAGCTGAAATGGCTCTAAATGCCAGATAAAGGTGGATGATAAGAGATCATCCAAAGAGGAGGACTGAGTCAGGCCCCACAAAGGAACAAACCTTTTCACATCCATACAGCTACTAAGCTCaaattttcagtttttttattGATTGAATTTCTCCTTAAGCTTGATAGAAGTATGTTTTTACCCCTTAATATCTGTTAATTTGAGTTGATTGAACTGATTTGTTTAAGTTCTGAAGGCTTCCATGAATTggtgtgagtgtgtaaaaaaaatgtAGGAGGGCTTTTGGAGGCCCTTACTGCTACAATACGTTGTGGGAGGGTTTTAAAGTCAATGCATCAATGCTTAACTAAAGTTAATCACTGTATGCTGTTGTTGCAGTCATGAAGTAGCATTCATCGGGAGACCATTTGCTTGTAACAGAACATTCTGCCTTTGTTGTTCCAAGCAACTTTTTCTCAGAATAGTCCCAAAAAGCCTGAAAAAACAGAATAATATACAataacaaaggaaaagaaaaacattgACAGATAAATATTCTGAACTGAGAAAAGAATATCCACAGTTCAGCAAGTGACACATTGCAAATAAAATCCTATAACATATAAGAGGGAAGACAGGCAGCTTTTGAGCAAAGATCAACTAATGATTTAGCACCTTCAACCAAAGGAAAATAGTACAAGGTTCACACATGGTGTTGTGGATGCACCCGCTGCTTGTTTCCATATCCCTCTTATGAAGGCACTTTGGGTGACTAAAATGCCCTCTAGAAAGGTGATGTGGAGCCAGCAATGGGCATGTAAAATAAGGCAAAAGTATTGCCAGAAAACCTCTTGGCCAAAATAGAATGATACTGATTTTATAATGTGTCCAAGATCTACGCAGCAATTAGGCAATATCCATTTCAGGTATTAGGtaacaacaaagaaatttcaataAAATGACTCAAAGCCACACCGGGAAAACTAGAATTATTTCAATTGGCCCCAATTTGGCCCATTTAAGTCATTGGGTCTAAAAGCACATAGGGCCTTTGATTTCAGGCCCAAGCTTGCACATTAACATCATACAAGGGCCTATAATCCTCTGCTTGAGCATCAGTATAATCATTTTGCAAAACATGAGAATGGCAATGTGATTGGTGCCCATGGATTGACTTACATTTCTCATTTATTTTTGGAAAGCATTACACACTGCACATCTGGTGTAAATTTAGGCATATGCAATTACAAACAAAAGAGAAGTGCAATTAGAAAAACCTCTGGCTGCAA harbors:
- the LOC131218308 gene encoding uncharacterized protein LOC131218308 isoform X2 — its product is MVIIHINLTWKLTKRDEALVQSKSAIEKETMTKKRRQLIDKQPDGSSGGYSGGIRDLETQLKLYDGACKNVVGGGTKSSFCTLA
- the LOC131218308 gene encoding uncharacterized protein LOC131218308 isoform X1; protein product: MVIIHINLTWKLTKRDEALVQSKSAIEKETMTKKRRQLIDKQPDGSSGGYSGGIRDLETQLKLYDVERNKRANSTLRSCSISSQGLVSFLNTFQVYWNKR